The following nucleotide sequence is from Phaenicophaeus curvirostris isolate KB17595 chromosome 12, BPBGC_Pcur_1.0, whole genome shotgun sequence.
TTATAACATCAGGCATCATATATAATACTACAAGGGAAAGTACAGCACACTGGAGCCCTCAGCTTATGGAGAAATGACAACCAGAAGCACTGAGGAAGAACAATACAAGCTCTGGAAAGAGTAATATCTTTCCAGAGTATAAATCCAGATTTGAGCAACAGATGTGCTAAATaaccatgaaaaaaaagtcaaccaAATGGCTGCTTCTTCAGCAATACCAGTATTTATAGAGATGGAGTTTCTTCCCTAATATCTGTGTTAATAGCCACAATGTCAAGACAATCTGCCACAGAATAGGATGTGAACATATCTGTGGGTAAGAGGTAAAACCAGGACAGACAGTTGCAGAGCATCTAAGGGTCTAATATCAGACCTGAAACATTGCATCTTAATGTGCTCCCCAAAAGCTTACTTACCGAgagcattttctttgcaaattttCACTGTCCAAGTCAGGAATTGAAGGAACTGCAAGATATTACAGCTTTGAAACAGAAGTCAAAGCACAAaactaataataatattaataatgaaaaaaaaatgtcccccacagaaaacagcaaagggAGACCAGCGACTAGAGTCCCCTCAGGCAGAAAGGCACTCAGCCATGCTGTGAAGTCATGCTCTTAACTTACTAACAAGGGAAAAGCTGAGATCCAGGACAGAGGAATAGCTGTACATTCCCTTGGACAGACTAACAGCTCCATTTAATTTAAGGTAAATGATGCCTCCAGACTCCTGGCACACTTCAAGTGCAGTCCTTAGCTTGTAATAATGCAGCACCTCTAGTCTACTTTAGAAAATGTCTCCTTGCGTGGAAGGAATTAGGCACTCGGCCAGTTTGGAGTGGTCAGAAGTCTGCTGGCCTTTTTTGGCTCTATTCCCATGTGGAAGCCATGCTAGATCAAGGCTCCATTGGAGCATTGGAATCCCTGCTCAGGAGAAGAAATTGTTCAGACTCCAGGTACCCAAAGGCAGGATCAGACCGTGAAGGAGTGGAGTGTGAAGACAATTTGTTCTTAACTGTCCTTGAAGACGTGTGATGGGAGAACACCAATGGAACAAAACCATCACTTTGACATGGTGTGGtctgcagcagaaggcaggTCATACACATGTCAGAGCCCTCAAATGTCAATCCAATCAGATAACCCACTTCCCACGTCTATGACACCTGTCCCTGCCAGCCCATGAAGGGTGTGAAGTACCTGCtgagaggctggatccaggaGTTTGGACAAAGTAGAGAGAATTGTGATGAGTGACTGCATTTCTTTGGAGTTGAAGTCATCTTCAGAACTGCTGAACTGGTTCACCAGGGACCTCTGATCATGGGAAGACAGAGTCCCTGAGCGTGCCTGCTTGTTGCAGGGCCATTTTAAGAAGCAAATAACCAGAAACTGCAGTAGATAAAACATATCGGCAACAAGGAGAAcgacaaagaaaacagaaagagaacacTTCTAAAGGGCAAGCACTGTATTTTGTTATGATTGCTTACATAGAGGCTGACATGCTTCAATGTGACTTTTACAGTACTCCAAGAAGTTTATGCTGCGCTGAAGGACCTATACATCTGTAAATACATGTGCACCCTGAAGATTTCCTTAGGGATCAGAAACTTTTCTGAACAGTTAGTGAACCAGTGTCACTGTTGCTATCACATACTCATTTCTGTGGTCAAGCAACAGGGAGCTAGCAGCATTTTCTGCCAGAATTACCAGTGCTCTGGAACACTTGCAGCACACAGTGGTACCCACCTGAAACTGTCGGATCTGGAAGGCAGCTTTCTCCGTGACATTAATATCCGTTTCTCCTGCGTCACCATCAGAAATATCTGGCAGAGACAGAGAGGTgcagaaaaaaagctaaatGCCAAGAGCAGAATACAGGATTTATTTCCAAAAGTGGGAAAGACTGCAATTGCTCACAGCTAGAGGAGGAATACAGACTGCAAAACCGTGGTGAGCACAAAAATGTGTTAAAGACAAACTACAAATAGACAAAAGCTATTTCAGACCTCAACTATCTTCTGCTGATGGACTGAGAATGCTATAAAAGCAAGCCTCTGGTATAAAAAACAATGCTACTAAGCCCACCTTTTGACTGAGAGACAAGGACCAGACCCCTCTCCCTAGTTATGGATAAAGGACACTGGGTCCCTAAATGCCCACACATGGGCTGGAAGACGAAGGCTAGAAACCAGAGTGCAATTGTACCATGAGCCTACCCAGGGCTTGTAGAAACTGGGGGATCCTGGCAGCGTACAGCTGCTGCACCGTGTTGAAGATCCGCAGCAAACCTTCCAAGCACAGAAGTGAGATGCTTTTGCCCTTCTTCTTCCCTGACTCTTCAACAACAGTAGGAATTGAAGTGTACCTCCAAAGCAGAACCCTAGGGGATGGGAGACAAGTTAACATCACATGCTGCACAGTGGAAGAACTAGAACAGGGCTAATAGAGTCTACTcttagtattttaattttaatataacTAAATTGGAAGGTATTTGTCCTATAGGGAAGTGGAGGGAGAAGAAATCCATTTTTAAGAAGATTTTGTATCAATGTCAGCAAAGTAGCTACTGCATTCTGCCTGCACAGCTAAATAATTTAGTTCTTTCCAGAGGCCAAGAGACCTTCTGATCACATTTCAAGTCCATCTTCATACACTCATTTATCCCACCTGGATTTCCTTCTGTCTTAGACTACCTGAACACTGACCACTGGGTGTCAAATCTGTCAGGGACAAAACGAACTTGTCTCTTGGCAGCTGAATCTATGAAATGTCAGATATCTTTATAGGGCTCTATATAAATAACATCAGAAAGGTAAAGGCAGACAAAGTAAAGTGAAAAATTTTTGAAGAGAGCAGAATTGTTTGGCCCAAGGaggcttttctgtttgtagGCAAACATCTTTTTCCTGTTCACCTAAGTGcacttcttccctttttttaatccctctcctttttttctctcattagTTCTGTTGCCTGCACAGATGATCTTGTTCTATTTCAATGTCCAGTAACGCAAAACTTGTAGCTCACATGTAGTCCTAATCACTGCATCAAAACCAGTCTTTATTATTTGGGGTGAGATCCAAAATGGGCATTATTCATGGCAGGGTAATTTGCATTTTGTGCCATCTGCTGACTGGGACCTGCAAAGATCCCATGCAGATATGACCTAGATCTCAAAAGACATTTAGATTCTTAACATTCTTGGATTTTCCAAAGGACTTGCAAAAGCcctaaacaaatgttttctaaaGCTTGTGTCCCTCTTACATCTGTTTTATACTGTAGCTAAAAGTGAAATTTAACTTCATTGCATCCCAGAGGCCTCTAGAAACCAGCTTGTAACCATGCTGCCTCCTCTGTGACAATGAGTGATGAACCAAAAGTCAGAAAGAGGCTGAAAAATCAGAGTTTGATGGCATTAGGCTCTTCCAGGCCAAGTATTGTTATTAGAGCTCTATCACTCACTCTGGAACAGAAACTGTTGTGCCTGCACTTGATTTCTCAGGAGCAAAGAGAGGCAATGATCTTAGTCCAGTAATAATAACCATTTGAAAGAGTTATAGACTACACTCTTCTTTCAAAACCCTACCTGAGAatcaaaaaatccccaaaatgcATTGCCGCTTCTTAGGGCTGACATCTTCATGTGCCACAGTGACTCACCGTGTGATTTTGCAGAGgttctgaaacattttctcaGGATTTTGTCCATCTGGTCCATCAGTTTGTCCggtctcctccagctgctgcacctTCTGCAGAGCTACACTGACAGCGTAGCGCAGGAACTCAGTGCTGGAACGCAGAACCGCCAGGCTCTCCTCGTGGCTTTGGGCATTGTCCCTGAAGAATCAAGAGCACTGTTAGAGAACTGAGGAGGCACTGAAAAAACATGGGGATGGCCTACGAGATTCAAAATCTAAATATACACTTACAAATAAAATCGCTAGCTGAAttcagggtggaaaagacccttTGTTTTTGTAGCTTGTAGGGAACACTCGGAGAATAGTTCTACCAGCCTCTCCAAATATACTAAAAGACATGTTCGCAATCAATGTCTGGCTCTGTTCCAGAGGACTGGAGCTCAAACACTGGAGTTTGTTGCCTGGAAATGGCCCAGGACTGGAAGAGCAGAGACTCTCCAAGGTCTTACAAGTCATAAGCAAGGTCCAGGAAAGCTGGTTTGTCAATATCAGGAGCTGCACAGCTACGGTTCCTACCTGGACTACTTGCTCTCCAGACAGCAAGTACTGTTACCACGCATGCTTTGCACAGAAATAGAAATGCCTGTGCTGGGTATGCAGTGCACAAGACAGTCAGCACATAGACACCACTACAGAAGCATGTGAATAGACCTTAAAGGTTCTCCAGATGTGACAGCTTCTCACCTGAACAGAGCTGTGAGCAGAGTTGATACAAAACCCATGGACAGGAAGCTCCGTGCAGTTTTGTTGCTCAGAGTGGATTTGTTCTTTCCAGCTTTGTCCTTCAGGATTTCGGAGAGTTTGTTGTAACACGTGAACAAGCCTAGGACGTCCTCAAACTTGTTCTTACTGCAATGAAGTATTAGAAAGCATTAATGGAGAAAATCCAGCCTTAAGAGTTTCCCATTTGAAGCCTCAGTTGCCAATTTACAAAATGACACTTTCTATATGACAGAAACGTGACAGATGACATCTCTCTGCTTCCCTCACACTGTACACCTCATCTGTTCCTCCTTGACCCACCCTTCTACAAAATGTCACATCTCATCTCTCACAGCACACAACATTCAAAAGGAAGATACTCACAAGGTTCTTTGAATGTGCCACAAGGGGGACACACTCAGAAAACATCATTCTGATTCTGCATTGGTAGCATTATCCTGAACTCACAATGAGTCTGTGTACTGCACTCTGAAGAGCCAGGCATAGCCAGCTAGTGCTGGAGGGCAAGATTTGGATATTTTACCTGAAATTCCCTATGTTGAAATTGTACTCAATCAAGACCTCACAAATTCCCATCACCTGGATGGCATAGATGTTGTTCTTCACACCAACaccagaagacagagaaaaatctgcTGACTTATCCTAAGAGGTAAGGGAAGCATGTGAAAAAATCGTTTCAAAACCTGACAAGAACTCAGTTCTTTTTCCACTGAGTCAAACTGAAAATCTGATTTACCAGTTCAAAGTCTTCCAACTCGCTCTTGATCATTCGACGTGTGACAGAATCTAGCATCTCTTCAAAGTTTTGATCAAATCtcacatcctcctcctcctcttcatcttcaGCTCCTTGGCACAGATGCACAGTACTCTTATACCAGGCAAGACAGTGCTGGATACAGCAGAGCAGATGGGCCTGAAGGAAGCAGCCACACAGTCACATTCAGCCTCCTAGCTGGAGGTCACTGGCAGAAGTGGATAGTTGGATGTAAAGAGCTATAGCTGTCTTCAGAGGTTCACGTGAGTCTCAAGAATACGCCTCATACCCAGAATTAGGAGATCTGTAGTCCTATACACAGCTACTGAGTTCTAGCTTCAAATAATGTTGTCTGCCTGAGCTTGCCTGTACTTAACTCCCACTGCTCCCTCAAACCAACTATGTCAGCTGCTGaaggagatggaaaaggaaTTTCCAGAAAGGCTCTCAGTCTAGCTGAAGTGTCTATCCCTTTCTGGTGGGCTACTGCAGTGCAGCACTGAAGCTTCCTTCGGGTAAAACAAAGTGAGGAATTTGAGTTTGTTCCCTTGGAAATCCAATGAATTGTTGAGGTCTCATCTCCAACAACATCAAAGGAGCAAAATCAAAAAGCAGATTCCTCCTCCTGCTACAAACACACTGCATGACTATTTTACCCAGAATTAAGGTaaaggaggtaaaaaaaaaaacagaataagctCAATAATGAATAAGAGAATACCATTCCTAGAGCATTTTTCACACAGGTTCCACAAGCCACTTTGCTAACAAGCTCTAATAGATAGCCTGAGGCAGGGGTGAGATGCCCGGCTCTATTGTCATTAAAAGAATTGCTTCAGGCTAGAAGAGGTGAAGAAACATGAAGTATTCAGCTCATGTAGCAGCACAACTTAAACACTACAGAACAGATGAGCTTGCAGCTGTGGCTAGCCAGTATAGCTCTTACCAGTGGTTCTTGCAGAAATATTTGATTTCCTTGAGCCATAATACATCCCTCAAGTTTCAGTGGAGGCAGGAGGTCTGGCTGGGGCAAGTAATACTGCTTTATCTGTCACAGaaaccaagaaataaaaataaccagTTACTTGGTAACTGAGCCTCTTAGGTTGTTTCCATATGGGATATGATAGTCTTTGTACTCCAttttacagaaggaaaactgaCACTATGATAATGATAGATGTACCTGAGCCATGTCACCTGCTCTACTACTAATTAAAATCCCCTTCTGAGTTGCTCATGTACCTCTCAGCCAGCTAAAACAAGTTTATCTCTCTGTTGTTGTGTTGTCTTGATACATAACATCTCTTGCACTCCATCTGCAGTGCTACCCGCTGCAGAAGTAACTGCTCCTATTGCCCAGCACCTGTACTGACCAGTTGGCCCTGTTCTGGCATCCAGCTTCCTGGCCTAAGGGTGCATATCCATGAGACACTGTGCTTGTACCAATTCCTGGATGCCTGGCACATCACTGGAAGGAGACATGCTCTGTGTGCTGATATAAGACCAGAATTAAATAGGGATAGTTATATATACGACGATAAAATTTTGTACATTTACACCAAGCTCCCAGTAAGTACCCTCTCCTCTGTTCCCAAAAGGTGCCCTGGCTATGTTGATGTTCCCTTCTCAGTCACTACACTGTTGTGGGAAAGCAAGAATTAGTCAGCATGAACTCTATAGATgattaaagagaagaaaattacttgTCTCAAAGAAAGCACAGCCTGTCCAATGGACTGAGGAAATGCGATTGTCTTGTTGCCATGAGCAACACTGTTGGGGGATGAGTTAATCCTCCCAGATCCTACATGGACTTGGGTATTCTCCCAATGGGAGGATGGCAATAATAATTAATGTGTCAGCACACATCTACGGGGAAGTATAGGAAAGTAACTGCTGCGCACTGCTAAGGAACAGGGAGCATATAAAGCACTTCTCTGGGCATCACACTTCTCACAGCATCTCAGAACTGAAGGACTGGAAAGGGCTCTAAGAGATCCTCTCCCTCCTACTCTGTGACAGGATATGAACCTGTCTCCAGACATTTACCTAGTCTGTTCTCTCAATATAGCAGGGATTTGAACACCTCATTAGAGAAGTGTTGCAGCACCTAAATATGTTTCCAGCACAAGGGAGAACTATTTTCTCAATATTTAACATGAATTGCTCGCTATACTGGTTGCAGTGTAGAATTCTTAGGGACTCTGCAGCAGTACTTTACCTGGGACAAGAGCATTTCCATTACAGAGCTGGTCAGCTGGGAGTTCCTGCGAAGAACATCATAAAAACCCTGAAGACAGGAAGGACAAGTTGCCTTATACATCAAAGAAAATGAACCACATTCATAATAAGTTGGTGTCATACAACAACGACCCTTTGGCACCGCCAGGAATCATGAGGAAGTAACAATGTGCACAGTGTAAAACCCCATACCTGGCAAAGCAAAGGTACCACAGAAAGAAGGTATGAATCAGAAAGAGTACGAATTTCCTCACAGGGGCACTCTCGCAAGCTGCATCTCCCTAGCAGTGGTGGCACCAAGCCCAGAGTGACTTTCACTGCTATTTAACACTAGCACTAGATCCAACTTCAAACTGTGAAATCCTGCTTCAAAGACAAAACAAGCCAGTGGGGAAACTGTAGAAGGCAAAAAGTCCTTCAGAGAAAACTCAGTGGATGGATAAAGCAAGCACAAGTCTTATAGCAACAGTAACGAACACACCCAAAACTTGCAGCTCACCAAAGGACAGTCCAAccaagtcaagaaaaaaaaaatctctgaagagTGTTCCTTTTTTCAGGCTAGTACTCCATGGTTACATCAGGAGCTAAGATGCGCACCCAAGAATGGCTCTCAATATTAGGCCATTTgccaaaagaaatcaaagggGCAGACAAGCCTTTACTGAAAGttgcagaaggaagaggagaaaagacagaTCCCTGATGCAGTCTCTAAGGAAGTTTCTCCATACTCTCCAATCCAGGTTTTCTTTGGAGCCCACCATTAACTCCCAACAACTCTGCTTCTACCCAGTGCCTATTAGAACACCACTTCCCACTGGGCACCAAACATATTTCCCATTTCCTCAGTCACACCATGGCAAGAGAGACACTGACGCATTTTTGCTCTTAAGCAATGAGATGAGAAAGATACATCAATGTGTCTTTGGACTTATAAtggtacaaaataaaaagaagcaaaaggattaaaaaaaccttaGGCCTTGGTACATGTGTCCCATGAAGAACATAACTGAGATGATAGGCTGTTTTCCACAATAATGGGATCATTATTTACCTGGAGCTACAGTAGAACCAGACAACAGAAGAGCTAGAGGCTGTTTAAAAGGAGATTGAAGAAACTGTGTTACTGTGTTTACCTCGTATAACATAAGTCGAACATCCGCTTGCTGGCTCAGACATCgcctcaggctgcccaggattTCAAGGCAGAAGGCCTCATTAGCTGCAGAATTATAGCAGGCATGAACATCTGCCTGGACCTGAGAGGGAATATTAGTCACGTTATACTGGTTACAATTCTCAAATATCGCAACACAGAAACAAGGTGATAAGGAGCCTGGCCTCTAAATAATCACTGAGATAGTCCTTAGCATGCTGCCAGGCTCTTTATCATTATCAAGGAGCAGTGTAAATGTTCCCCAGAATACTGGTGCTGTAAGTCAGAATGATTCTGAAAAACCAACATCCCTAGGCCAGCTTGCCTTTGCACATTGCATTTCCTAAAGCTTTCTTTCCAGAACTAATCCTTGCTGAAGTTTTATTTCCGTTTTGGGGAAACACTCTACTCCAGTTGTTTCAAACAGTGTATATTAGATGTAAGACTGTCTTGTACATCCACGCGAGGGCTTGCTGAACAGCACTTACCTGGGTGGCACCAATGGCCTGACTGCACTGGGAAGAGGCCAAGCTGCCCAGAATCTTAAAGTTTCTTAACAGAAGCAAAAACCCAGCAACTGCAGCTTTACGAGCATCGAGCTGCCTGTGAGTCagggggagaaaagagaagcataaggaaaaacagatgcacaaaacttaaaagaaaacacaagaccAACTCAGCAATGAAAATGGTCCAGAGAGTCACTGGATCCAGTAGAAACGTATTCCCCCAGAGGGCAACACAGTCTCAAATAGTTAAGAACTCAGCAGTTTGCTGGGAACTCTCTTGCTCTACAATCTCACAACATTCTATTTCCTTTCTGGCCTTGCAATCCTCACATTGAGGGAGAGCCCCAAACCAAGACTTAAGCATTAAATGgaataggggagtctaacaaagCTCAGAGTTGGAATATTCCTCACAAAAAGCtggtgttttgctttgctcACCAAAAACCTGGGTCTTTCCCAAGAAGAAGTCTGTTGCTTTGAATAATAATCCTAAATTATGAATTCTGTATTCATAACCAGGCAGCCATCACCCAACAAAATCCAGTTTGTTCCTCTGACAGCTTCATAAGGGGTAGTCAGGGGGAAGGTGGAAGCTCAGCATTCTTATCAGTGGTTTCTTCCAGGCTCTCCCTAGCATCTGGAGGTACTCAGCTGTGTAGATGCATGTTGgaatttgctttaattttgcCTACTTATTTGGAGTTCCCAATAGCTTTCTGTATTTCCAAAGCCCATTCAGCTGGGGGCTTGTGTCTCAGTTCAGTAGAGCTGTGACAGCATTAGTCCTAGGCTAAAGAGGTAGGAGATGTCCCCATCCAGGTATGGGAAGAAAACAGTACAAAGACACTTAGtcgaaacaaacaaaaacacttCTGCTCCAAAAACTTAAATGAGTTGTAGAAATCTTTTCAAAtaatccccttcccagcttaCCTGGAAAAGATAGCTTTTTGGAGAACAAGTATCAGGGAGTCCCTCACTGACATGCTGACTTTGAGCAGAGGCTGGAAAGGAAGATACGCTTTGGAGAGAAAAGCACTAAGGCATGCCAAGCCCTTGAGGCATATGAGATCATCTTCCTCAGGCCCATCTGGCCCTGCATTTCCCATAGTGTCATCAGTACAGTAGGAgaagcaaaacatttaaaacaaatataaaattaaacccATATAACTGTAGCAGTGAGGACAGGTTAGTGAGGACACAGTGCAAGAGTCTTGGAAAAGAACTGTTATCCTCAGACTGCCTGAAGCAGGTAGAAGTTTAATGCCAGGGCCAGGCAAAGAGAAATACTGACATAGagcttggaaggagaaaaaaatcaacctgACAGCTACAGCTGTTCAGCTAAACACTGTGTACTTCATTTTCTACCCTGTGCAGCATCTGGGCATCTTCCGGATGAAAGGTCAGCACAGAGCAGTTTGGGTGCCACGCCAGACTGCACCATATGCTTTTCGCTAGAGGGCACATGCAAATCCATGCTTGAAGAACAGTTCCATGCTACAGTGAACAACATACAGCAGAGTATGAAGGTTTACTTTCTGAGGAGAGTTATTAGATCATGCATATAATTGTGGCCTAGAGCTGTCACTGGAACTAAACTAGCAGGATATtcatggagaaatgcaaagcttTACCTGTACTGCCCGGAGCAGCCCTTGCACTGTGTCGATGGGCAGAAAGGACAAATTGTCAAAGGTCTCTGCAACTTTGGAGGATGAAGTCTGAAGCACAAGAGGAGCAGACACAACAATATTGGACagcaaatctgaaaaataaaatgacaaaagGAGCAGCTACTGCCAAGGGGCCAGAGAATTCTGAGCAAAGGTGTCTATAGAGCTAAGAATTACAGAATAATAAAAGCCCTTCCATTACATGGAGAGGTCATGATAGGATGACCACCAAAAACCTGAGCTTTGCTGCAGGCAGGAAGTGTAAAACACACAACATGGCTGCAGGGCCTCAGCCCACCAGAGGGCACTGAGGTATCAAAGAAGGGACTGCAGCATAGACACCTCAGCGGTCCCAGCAGCTGCCCAAGGACCAGGAGGAAGGCAAGGCTAGGAACGTGTAACAAGTTACTGACTGATGGATACCAACTTTCTGTGCATCAGCTGTTCCATGGCAACTGCCTGCAAACATGTTTTTCACCTATGATGAATAAAAGGTAATCTGATGCAGCTGACACCTCAGTAAGAGGGGAAGGAATAACTAATTTTCTTGGCTTCAGTCCACTTCATCACTTGTTCTGAGAAGCTATGTTCCAAGTGTCCACAGAGCAGAACACATTCCTTTGTCTTTCCCGTTACCTATGAAATGGCTGACAGGAGACGCTGCTTTTGTGAGGACTCTGTTCAGGACCTGTTCAAGAATATCACTTCTGATGGGTTCATGAACctgaaatgagaaaggaagatacataaaaattaaaacctacaTAAATTTAAGATATTCCTGCAGTTCAGATCACAGGCATTGTGCAAAGCAAATCCAGATCTGACAGCTGAGCTGGGTCTGGTTTCATCCCAGTACAATCCGAACCCACACATCAGAGAGACACACAAAGTACACTCAGAATATAATGGGTCAAATGATCTGTGGGATGCAAATTTATCACTTTGGTAACAATGCTGGTCGCAATCCCACCTCTATCAGATTTTCTTTGTACCTCTGAATTTCTCTACCCCGCCTGCAGTTTCTTAGAAACTGTAATAAGGATTACACAGGTATCATGGTAGCTGGCACAAATGAGGATCAAGTCTTTACGAGGATGCCTTCTTCCAGCTGCACAGGGGCAAATAGGAGACTACATCTAGTATTGCTTGTAAAATACTAATGATAgatacagcaaggcaaggtttCTATGCCATTTATTGAGAGAGAATATGAACAAAGTTCCCGCTtacctgcaaaaaaaaccctctccaaAGCATGTACACTACCTTAAATGTTTCCAGCAGGATACTTGCTCCCAGTCTGCAAGCCTGCTGGGCTGGCATTTTTGAAAGGCCATAACTGGTATCAGCAGCCTTTCCTCCAAAGGGCTTTTTTGGTTCATATGACTCCATTAGGTTGAAGCCAAGATCCACCAGGCCCTGAGTAACGTAGTCCCAGCCAAACGCACTGAGGAAAACATTAAACAGACCAGGAAAGAAACAACTTGGTCATTGAAAAGGTTTAGATCAGAGCAgtgtaaataaaaatcttctgcAGTCATGTCAAGGTCCAAAGCAGCAGTGAGAGACGCTTGATCATGTCAGGGAACATCCATTCCTCACAACCTCGCAACTGTCTTCAGGCTGAGAGGCAGGTGCTCAGCACAAAATGCCTTGCAGTCCTGTTTCTCCAACCACCAGACTTCCTTTCCAGTCCAAAGGTTTCCTTGCTAAAAGGAATGATGTGCACTCGGTTCTGATCTGAACATGATAGTAGGTTACAGTCAGGATGGACAAATATACTGATCCTAAGACCTTCAagtcagagaggaaaacaggagAGGAATTTCTTGCATCAGACTAAATGACAACACTGGGGGGGGGCAGATTTATACagctgcattttttaatatttttttttaaaattcacctGTATAAAACTGGGATAAAAACTTCGAATGTTGACCCTGTTCCCTGCTGGCCCATGGTCAGCAGTATTTAGTAACCCAGAGTATCCTAGCAAGGCTGAAACCCTCTCCCTTCCCAAAGCCCACTGAGTGTTCTGCAGCACATGGCAATAACTCACCTACTTTTTACCACTTCCAGAATTACAGCAGATACGTCATATTGTTGAGGAAACAAATCCTGCAGAAACTTGGAGGCCTGAAGAATCTGCAGGTCCTTGCAGCTTCTTGTGATTGATGTTTTCAAGAAATCAAATATCTGGAACATAAAATCATTGAGTGTGAGGAAATGCTCTTTGAAATGGGACCTGTATAGTCTTGCGTACGTTCCAGTAAGAGCACCAGCCAGAGCACAAGTTTCAGTAGAGCCTGCCAAAAATCTTAACTCACTTCTTTCTCGGGACAAATACACCAACCTCATTAAGTGTCTCAACGAAGGTAACTTGTTGCCAGATGCTCTTTAGGTGGCCACCACCGAGCCAGAACATTAAACAAAGGAgacattgcttttcttctcatcctacaATACCAACCCACAGGAATCACAACTCTGGAAAATACTGATACCGCTCTGGGGTTTTTCATAGTGTTCTGTAAATGACAGCATACCGATGATCTAACTGCCTCCCCACAAACATCCTGAAACCATTTTCAGCCTAATTCTAATGGGACTATGACCTAACcacactttctttcctttacagGGAGTGTAGTGCACATGGAAGTTCTCTGCAAACATTTCACTCACATACCTGctcttgcagcctgtgttttaCTGCAACTGACAGCAAAAGAGCCACACTGAAGGGACACAGGGCTTTGCCAGGGTCCTTCTGTTGCTCAGTCTAGAAAACAGCAAGCAACAGTCAGAAAGCTGGTTATCCTCAACTGCAGCATCCTGCAGGTTCAGCCTAACAGG
It contains:
- the FANCI gene encoding Fanconi anemia group I protein isoform X2 encodes the protein MAHRILALAAEEAPERLQEALQSLGESELGDMVTRQALKGRETAALLRGIFKGSPCSQRSGVLRRLQVYKHCVPLVESGDLHLSKVSEIIGLLMLEARQLPGHALAELATLFVDVIKGGNLSNGKSLELFSTVLTALASLKENLAYGKGELNGEEFKKQLINSLCSSKWDPQSVIHLANMFRDIPLSGEELQFVVEKVLRMFSKLDLQEIPPVVYQLLLLSAKGSKKTVLEGIIGFFNQLDKRQKEEQRDPQSADLEVATTPLDQLRHVEGTVILHIVSIINLDQDLGEELIKHLKTEQQKDPGKALCPFSVALLLSVAVKHRLQEQIFDFLKTSITRSCKDLQILQASKFLQDLFPQQYDVSAVILEVVKSSAFGWDYVTQGLVDLGFNLMESYEPKKPFGGKAADTSYGLSKMPAQQACRLGASILLETFKVHEPIRSDILEQVLNRVLTKAASPVSHFIDLLSNIVVSAPLVLQTSSSKVAETFDNLSFLPIDTVQGLLRAVQPLLKVSMSVRDSLILVLQKAIFSRQLDARKAAVAGFLLLLRNFKILGSLASSQCSQAIGATQVQADVHACYNSAANEAFCLEILGSLRRCLSQQADVRLMLYEGFYDVLRRNSQLTSSVMEMLLSQIKQYYLPQPDLLPPLKLEGCIMAQGNQIFLQEPLAHLLCCIQHCLAWYKSTVHLCQGAEDEEEEEDVRFDQNFEEMLDSVTRRMIKSELEDFELDKSADFSLSSGVGVKNNIYAIQVMGICEVLIEYNFNIGNFSKNKFEDVLGLFTCYNKLSEILKDKAGKNKSTLSNKTARSFLSMGFVSTLLTALFRDNAQSHEESLAVLRSSTEFLRYAVSVALQKVQQLEETGQTDGPDGQNPEKMFQNLCKITRVLLWRYTSIPTVVEESGKKKGKSISLLCLEGLLRIFNTVQQLYAARIPQFLQALDISDGDAGETDINVTEKAAFQIRQFQRSLVNQFSSSEDDFNSKEMQSLITILSTLSKLLDPASQQFLQFLTWTVKICKENALEDITCCKGLLSLLFSLHVQYKSPVSLLRELAQDIHACLGDIDQDVELESRSHFAIVNAKTAAPTVCLLVLGQADKVLEEVDWLIKKLASLRSDTSDPSQAPNEIQALEKGIILQLGTLLTVYHELVQTALPAGSCVDTLLRSLSKTYAILTSLVKHYIQACRSTSNTIPGRLEKLVKLSGSHLTPQCYSFITYVQNIHSESLSFSEEKKKKKKEDEAAAVSTVMAKVLRDTKPIPNLIFAIEQYEKFLIHLSKKSKVNLMQYMKLSTSRDFRINASMLDSVLQEHNTEDAENEPDNNQSSTAEQTDENQEPKKKRRRKT